From Sphingobacterium bambusae:
CGAAAGTCCAATCATGTGAATACCTTGGTTAATCCCTTCGCCAAAACTTCCCCAAATGAGATAGTTCTTGCCCGATTCTTCAAAAAAGGAAGGATCGATGGAGTTGGGCACCTCCATCTCTTTTGACGTAAAGAGCTTACCCTGATCGACAAAAGGCCCTTTCGGCGTTGAAGCGATGGCTAGCCCGATCCCCGGATCGGCATCACCCCATAAGGAATAGGAGTAGTATAAGTAATATTTACCTTGGATGAAATTGATATCTGGAGCCCATAATCCGCCATTTTTTTTCCAATTCGGCTTCTTTGTAAATACCTCGCCGATATATTCCCAGTTTACCAAGTCTTTAGATTCCAAAATGGGCATCAGCCTACTCCCTTTTCCGTCTCCCCAGTCGTCTTGTGTTCCATAGGCATAAAACAAGCCGCTTGCCTGATCACGGATAACGGTCGGATCGGCTAAAATCGGTTCGAATACCGGATTTCTATACATAGATACCGTGTCCTCAACAGAAAAGCGTGACCGGGCGATTCCCGAAACACAACCCCATAAAGAGGGACTGATCAGTAGTACTAAAAATAATGGAAAAACAGGAAATCGAGGACGGTTATCTCCTCGCCCCAGCAAACTTAGGTTTGTTTTCATTCACCAAATTTGTAAAATGATTTTGGCAAAGCATTGCTTATTTATTTCAATAAATCACTAATTTGTCTCAAAATAACAAGCATAAACCTTA
This genomic window contains:
- a CDS encoding family 43 glycosylhydrolase — its product is MKTNLSLLGRGDNRPRFPVFPLFLVLLISPSLWGCVSGIARSRFSVEDTVSMYRNPVFEPILADPTVIRDQASGLFYAYGTQDDWGDGKGSRLMPILESKDLVNWEYIGEVFTKKPNWKKNGGLWAPDINFIQGKYYLYYSYSLWGDADPGIGLAIASTPKGPFVDQGKLFTSKEMEVPNSIDPSFFEESGKNYLIWGSFGEGINQGIHMIGLSADATKAMPAATKIQLAAGDWEAAMLHKRDGYYYFFGSKGSCCEGANSQYKVLTARSKTLNGPYLDRSGKPITQRGNGTLLLKGNDTIAGPGHHAKIITDDDGQYWLLYHAILKDNDKVKSGASRRVLMLDRLVWKDGWPKFEANTPNLDEKKMPQFKRKR